A genome region from Parus major isolate Abel unplaced genomic scaffold, Parus_major1.1 Scaffold189, whole genome shotgun sequence includes the following:
- the GABRP gene encoding gamma-aminobutyric acid receptor subunit pi isoform X4, producing the protein MFCRYFSFFSLCLFLPTQRSSLGHGSSLHGRDTTSLPGFENLTMGYNKYLRPYFGGEPVQIAMSLDIASISSISESDMDYTATICLQQRWTDPRLVFHGNKSFTLDARLVELLWVPDTYVVESKRSFLHDVTMGNRLVRLFSNGTVLYALRITTTVACNMDLSKYPMDTQTCQLQLASWGYDENDVTFTWLRGNNSVHGIEKLRLSQYTVERYHTLVSTSQQETGSYPRLILQFELRRNVLYFILETYVPSTLLVMLSWVSFWITLDSVPARTCIGVTTVLSMTTLMIGSRSSLSKTNCFIKAIDVYLGICFSFIFGALVEYAVAHYSSSQKCAAKVPEEGPANELTEEMEEVNITNILNNSITSYKQKISFTSIEISSNNVNCSDLTMKSHEKIKCVLRNKMHRIIGYFTIQNPGNVDHYSKLLFPLFFMVVNVFYWAYYLYF; encoded by the exons ATGTTCTGCAGatacttttccttcttcagtcTGTGCCTTTTCCTTCCAACACAAAG GAGCTCTCTGGGCCATGGATCCAGCTTGCATGGTAGGGACACAACATCCCTCCCTGGATTTGAGAACCTTACCATGGGGTACAACAAATATCTCCGGCCCTACTTTGGTG GAGAGCCTGTACAAATAGCAATGAGCCTGGACATTGCAAGTATTTCTAGCATATCTGAAAGTGACATG GATTACACAGCCACCATCTGCCTGCAGCAGCGCTGGACAGACCCTCGGCTGGTTTTCCATGGTAACAAGAGCTTCACACTGGATGCTCGCCTGGTGGAGCTGCTTTGGGTGCCTGACACCTACGTTGTTGAGTCAAAAAGGTCCTTCCTGCATGATGTCACCATGGGCAACCGCCTCGTCAGGCTGTTCTCTAATGGCACTGTCTTGTATGCCTTAAG AATCACTACTACTGTTGCCTGTAACATGGACCTGTCAAAATACCCTATGGACACACAAACATGCCAACTGCAGCTAGCAAGCT GGGGCTACGATGAGAACGATGTCACCTTCACCTGGCTGAGAGGAAACAACTCCGTGCATGGCATCGAGAAGCTGCGGCTGTCCCAGTACACGGTGGAGCGCTACCACACCCTGGTCTCCACATCACAGCAGGAGACAG GCAGTTACCCACGACTGATATTACAGTTTGAACTGAGGAGAAATGTCCTTTACTTCATTTTGGAGACCTATGTGCCCTCCACTCTGCTTGTCATGTTGTCTTGGGTTTCTTTTTGGATCACACTGGACTCAGTGCCTGCAAGAACCTGCATTG GAGTTACAACAGTGCTTTCTATGACAACTCTGATGATCGGCTCACGAAGCTCACTTTCAAAAACCAACTGTTTCATTAAGGCCATTGATGTTTATCTTGGCATCTGCTTCAGCTTCATCTTTGGCGCCCTTGTGGAATATGCAGTGGCTCACTACAGCTCATCACAGAAGTGTGCAGCTAAAGTACCAGAAGAG GGGCCTGCAAATGAGCTGactgaagaaatggaagaagttAACATCACCAATATCCTCAACAATTCCATCACCAGCTATAAACAGAAAATCAGCTTCACAAGCATTGAGATTTCCAGCAATAATGTTAACTGCAGTGACTTGACCATGAAAAGTCATGAGAAAATCAAGTGTGTCTTGAGAAACAAAATGCACAGGATTATTGGTTATTTCACAATTCAGAATCCTGGCAATGTGGACCACTACTCCaaattgcttttccctttgtttttcatggTGGTCAATGTGTTTTATTGGGCTTATTATCTATACTTTTAG
- the GABRP gene encoding gamma-aminobutyric acid receptor subunit pi isoform X3 encodes MFCRYFSFFSLCLFLPTQRSSLGHGSSLHGRDTTSLPGFENLTMGYNKYLRPYFGGEPVQIAMSLDIASISSISESDMLCHAGAWTHIPRLCSVPQDYTATICLQQRWTDPRLVFHGNKSFTLDARLVELLWVPDTYVVESKRSFLHDVTMGNRLVRLFSNGTVLYALRITTTVACNMDLSKYPMDTQTCQLQLASWGYDENDVTFTWLRGNNSVHGIEKLRLSQYTVERYHTLVSTSQQETGSYPRLILQFELRRNVLYFILETYVPSTLLVMLSWVSFWITLDSVPARTCIGVTTVLSMTTLMIGSRSSLSKTNCFIKAIDVYLGICFSFIFGALVEYAVAHYSSSQKCAAKVPEEGPANELTEEMEEVNITNILNNSITSYKQKISFTSIEISSNNVNCSDLTMKSHEKIKCVLRNKMHRIIGYFTIQNPGNVDHYSKLLFPLFFMVVNVFYWAYYLYF; translated from the exons ATGTTCTGCAGatacttttccttcttcagtcTGTGCCTTTTCCTTCCAACACAAAG GAGCTCTCTGGGCCATGGATCCAGCTTGCATGGTAGGGACACAACATCCCTCCCTGGATTTGAGAACCTTACCATGGGGTACAACAAATATCTCCGGCCCTACTTTGGTG GAGAGCCTGTACAAATAGCAATGAGCCTGGACATTGCAAGTATTTCTAGCATATCTGAAAGTGACATG ctgtgccatgcAGGTGCCTGGACACACATCCCCAGGCTTTGCTCCGTTCCCCAGGATTACACAGCCACCATCTGCCTGCAGCAGCGCTGGACAGACCCTCGGCTGGTTTTCCATGGTAACAAGAGCTTCACACTGGATGCTCGCCTGGTGGAGCTGCTTTGGGTGCCTGACACCTACGTTGTTGAGTCAAAAAGGTCCTTCCTGCATGATGTCACCATGGGCAACCGCCTCGTCAGGCTGTTCTCTAATGGCACTGTCTTGTATGCCTTAAG AATCACTACTACTGTTGCCTGTAACATGGACCTGTCAAAATACCCTATGGACACACAAACATGCCAACTGCAGCTAGCAAGCT GGGGCTACGATGAGAACGATGTCACCTTCACCTGGCTGAGAGGAAACAACTCCGTGCATGGCATCGAGAAGCTGCGGCTGTCCCAGTACACGGTGGAGCGCTACCACACCCTGGTCTCCACATCACAGCAGGAGACAG GCAGTTACCCACGACTGATATTACAGTTTGAACTGAGGAGAAATGTCCTTTACTTCATTTTGGAGACCTATGTGCCCTCCACTCTGCTTGTCATGTTGTCTTGGGTTTCTTTTTGGATCACACTGGACTCAGTGCCTGCAAGAACCTGCATTG GAGTTACAACAGTGCTTTCTATGACAACTCTGATGATCGGCTCACGAAGCTCACTTTCAAAAACCAACTGTTTCATTAAGGCCATTGATGTTTATCTTGGCATCTGCTTCAGCTTCATCTTTGGCGCCCTTGTGGAATATGCAGTGGCTCACTACAGCTCATCACAGAAGTGTGCAGCTAAAGTACCAGAAGAG GGGCCTGCAAATGAGCTGactgaagaaatggaagaagttAACATCACCAATATCCTCAACAATTCCATCACCAGCTATAAACAGAAAATCAGCTTCACAAGCATTGAGATTTCCAGCAATAATGTTAACTGCAGTGACTTGACCATGAAAAGTCATGAGAAAATCAAGTGTGTCTTGAGAAACAAAATGCACAGGATTATTGGTTATTTCACAATTCAGAATCCTGGCAATGTGGACCACTACTCCaaattgcttttccctttgtttttcatggTGGTCAATGTGTTTTATTGGGCTTATTATCTATACTTTTAG
- the GABRP gene encoding gamma-aminobutyric acid receptor subunit pi isoform X2: MFCRYFSFFSLCLFLPTQRSSLGHGSSLHGRDTTSLPGFENLTMGYNKYLRPYFGGEPVQIAMSLDIASISSISESDMDYTATICLQQRWTDPRLVFHGNKSFTLDARLVELLWVPDTYVVESKRSFLHDVTMGNRLVRLFSNGTVLYALRITTTVACNMDLSKYPMDTQTCQLQLASWGYDENDVTFTWLRGNNSVHGIEKLRLSQYTVERYHTLVSTSQQETAHQQHGLCFYASKGMIVYRAELCPENTTDPASEHLCSYPRLILQFELRRNVLYFILETYVPSTLLVMLSWVSFWITLDSVPARTCIGVTTVLSMTTLMIGSRSSLSKTNCFIKAIDVYLGICFSFIFGALVEYAVAHYSSSQKCAAKVPEEGPANELTEEMEEVNITNILNNSITSYKQKISFTSIEISSNNVNCSDLTMKSHEKIKCVLRNKMHRIIGYFTIQNPGNVDHYSKLLFPLFFMVVNVFYWAYYLYF; the protein is encoded by the exons ATGTTCTGCAGatacttttccttcttcagtcTGTGCCTTTTCCTTCCAACACAAAG GAGCTCTCTGGGCCATGGATCCAGCTTGCATGGTAGGGACACAACATCCCTCCCTGGATTTGAGAACCTTACCATGGGGTACAACAAATATCTCCGGCCCTACTTTGGTG GAGAGCCTGTACAAATAGCAATGAGCCTGGACATTGCAAGTATTTCTAGCATATCTGAAAGTGACATG GATTACACAGCCACCATCTGCCTGCAGCAGCGCTGGACAGACCCTCGGCTGGTTTTCCATGGTAACAAGAGCTTCACACTGGATGCTCGCCTGGTGGAGCTGCTTTGGGTGCCTGACACCTACGTTGTTGAGTCAAAAAGGTCCTTCCTGCATGATGTCACCATGGGCAACCGCCTCGTCAGGCTGTTCTCTAATGGCACTGTCTTGTATGCCTTAAG AATCACTACTACTGTTGCCTGTAACATGGACCTGTCAAAATACCCTATGGACACACAAACATGCCAACTGCAGCTAGCAAGCT GGGGCTACGATGAGAACGATGTCACCTTCACCTGGCTGAGAGGAAACAACTCCGTGCATGGCATCGAGAAGCTGCGGCTGTCCCAGTACACGGTGGAGCGCTACCACACCCTGGTCTCCACATCACAGCAGGAGACAG CCCATCAACAACATGGACTTTGTTTCTACGCTTCAAAAGGAATGATTGTTTATAGAGCAGAACTATGTCCCGAAAACACTACAGATCCAGCCTCAGAACACTTAT GCAGTTACCCACGACTGATATTACAGTTTGAACTGAGGAGAAATGTCCTTTACTTCATTTTGGAGACCTATGTGCCCTCCACTCTGCTTGTCATGTTGTCTTGGGTTTCTTTTTGGATCACACTGGACTCAGTGCCTGCAAGAACCTGCATTG GAGTTACAACAGTGCTTTCTATGACAACTCTGATGATCGGCTCACGAAGCTCACTTTCAAAAACCAACTGTTTCATTAAGGCCATTGATGTTTATCTTGGCATCTGCTTCAGCTTCATCTTTGGCGCCCTTGTGGAATATGCAGTGGCTCACTACAGCTCATCACAGAAGTGTGCAGCTAAAGTACCAGAAGAG GGGCCTGCAAATGAGCTGactgaagaaatggaagaagttAACATCACCAATATCCTCAACAATTCCATCACCAGCTATAAACAGAAAATCAGCTTCACAAGCATTGAGATTTCCAGCAATAATGTTAACTGCAGTGACTTGACCATGAAAAGTCATGAGAAAATCAAGTGTGTCTTGAGAAACAAAATGCACAGGATTATTGGTTATTTCACAATTCAGAATCCTGGCAATGTGGACCACTACTCCaaattgcttttccctttgtttttcatggTGGTCAATGTGTTTTATTGGGCTTATTATCTATACTTTTAG
- the GABRP gene encoding gamma-aminobutyric acid receptor subunit pi isoform X1, with the protein MFCRYFSFFSLCLFLPTQRSSLGHGSSLHGRDTTSLPGFENLTMGYNKYLRPYFGGEPVQIAMSLDIASISSISESDMLCHAGAWTHIPRLCSVPQDYTATICLQQRWTDPRLVFHGNKSFTLDARLVELLWVPDTYVVESKRSFLHDVTMGNRLVRLFSNGTVLYALRITTTVACNMDLSKYPMDTQTCQLQLASWGYDENDVTFTWLRGNNSVHGIEKLRLSQYTVERYHTLVSTSQQETAHQQHGLCFYASKGMIVYRAELCPENTTDPASEHLCSYPRLILQFELRRNVLYFILETYVPSTLLVMLSWVSFWITLDSVPARTCIGVTTVLSMTTLMIGSRSSLSKTNCFIKAIDVYLGICFSFIFGALVEYAVAHYSSSQKCAAKVPEEGPANELTEEMEEVNITNILNNSITSYKQKISFTSIEISSNNVNCSDLTMKSHEKIKCVLRNKMHRIIGYFTIQNPGNVDHYSKLLFPLFFMVVNVFYWAYYLYF; encoded by the exons ATGTTCTGCAGatacttttccttcttcagtcTGTGCCTTTTCCTTCCAACACAAAG GAGCTCTCTGGGCCATGGATCCAGCTTGCATGGTAGGGACACAACATCCCTCCCTGGATTTGAGAACCTTACCATGGGGTACAACAAATATCTCCGGCCCTACTTTGGTG GAGAGCCTGTACAAATAGCAATGAGCCTGGACATTGCAAGTATTTCTAGCATATCTGAAAGTGACATG ctgtgccatgcAGGTGCCTGGACACACATCCCCAGGCTTTGCTCCGTTCCCCAGGATTACACAGCCACCATCTGCCTGCAGCAGCGCTGGACAGACCCTCGGCTGGTTTTCCATGGTAACAAGAGCTTCACACTGGATGCTCGCCTGGTGGAGCTGCTTTGGGTGCCTGACACCTACGTTGTTGAGTCAAAAAGGTCCTTCCTGCATGATGTCACCATGGGCAACCGCCTCGTCAGGCTGTTCTCTAATGGCACTGTCTTGTATGCCTTAAG AATCACTACTACTGTTGCCTGTAACATGGACCTGTCAAAATACCCTATGGACACACAAACATGCCAACTGCAGCTAGCAAGCT GGGGCTACGATGAGAACGATGTCACCTTCACCTGGCTGAGAGGAAACAACTCCGTGCATGGCATCGAGAAGCTGCGGCTGTCCCAGTACACGGTGGAGCGCTACCACACCCTGGTCTCCACATCACAGCAGGAGACAG CCCATCAACAACATGGACTTTGTTTCTACGCTTCAAAAGGAATGATTGTTTATAGAGCAGAACTATGTCCCGAAAACACTACAGATCCAGCCTCAGAACACTTAT GCAGTTACCCACGACTGATATTACAGTTTGAACTGAGGAGAAATGTCCTTTACTTCATTTTGGAGACCTATGTGCCCTCCACTCTGCTTGTCATGTTGTCTTGGGTTTCTTTTTGGATCACACTGGACTCAGTGCCTGCAAGAACCTGCATTG GAGTTACAACAGTGCTTTCTATGACAACTCTGATGATCGGCTCACGAAGCTCACTTTCAAAAACCAACTGTTTCATTAAGGCCATTGATGTTTATCTTGGCATCTGCTTCAGCTTCATCTTTGGCGCCCTTGTGGAATATGCAGTGGCTCACTACAGCTCATCACAGAAGTGTGCAGCTAAAGTACCAGAAGAG GGGCCTGCAAATGAGCTGactgaagaaatggaagaagttAACATCACCAATATCCTCAACAATTCCATCACCAGCTATAAACAGAAAATCAGCTTCACAAGCATTGAGATTTCCAGCAATAATGTTAACTGCAGTGACTTGACCATGAAAAGTCATGAGAAAATCAAGTGTGTCTTGAGAAACAAAATGCACAGGATTATTGGTTATTTCACAATTCAGAATCCTGGCAATGTGGACCACTACTCCaaattgcttttccctttgtttttcatggTGGTCAATGTGTTTTATTGGGCTTATTATCTATACTTTTAG
- the GABRP gene encoding gamma-aminobutyric acid receptor subunit pi isoform X5: MSLDIASISSISESDMLCHAGAWTHIPRLCSVPQDYTATICLQQRWTDPRLVFHGNKSFTLDARLVELLWVPDTYVVESKRSFLHDVTMGNRLVRLFSNGTVLYALRITTTVACNMDLSKYPMDTQTCQLQLASWGYDENDVTFTWLRGNNSVHGIEKLRLSQYTVERYHTLVSTSQQETAHQQHGLCFYASKGMIVYRAELCPENTTDPASEHLCSYPRLILQFELRRNVLYFILETYVPSTLLVMLSWVSFWITLDSVPARTCIGVTTVLSMTTLMIGSRSSLSKTNCFIKAIDVYLGICFSFIFGALVEYAVAHYSSSQKCAAKVPEEGPANELTEEMEEVNITNILNNSITSYKQKISFTSIEISSNNVNCSDLTMKSHEKIKCVLRNKMHRIIGYFTIQNPGNVDHYSKLLFPLFFMVVNVFYWAYYLYF, encoded by the exons ATGAGCCTGGACATTGCAAGTATTTCTAGCATATCTGAAAGTGACATG ctgtgccatgcAGGTGCCTGGACACACATCCCCAGGCTTTGCTCCGTTCCCCAGGATTACACAGCCACCATCTGCCTGCAGCAGCGCTGGACAGACCCTCGGCTGGTTTTCCATGGTAACAAGAGCTTCACACTGGATGCTCGCCTGGTGGAGCTGCTTTGGGTGCCTGACACCTACGTTGTTGAGTCAAAAAGGTCCTTCCTGCATGATGTCACCATGGGCAACCGCCTCGTCAGGCTGTTCTCTAATGGCACTGTCTTGTATGCCTTAAG AATCACTACTACTGTTGCCTGTAACATGGACCTGTCAAAATACCCTATGGACACACAAACATGCCAACTGCAGCTAGCAAGCT GGGGCTACGATGAGAACGATGTCACCTTCACCTGGCTGAGAGGAAACAACTCCGTGCATGGCATCGAGAAGCTGCGGCTGTCCCAGTACACGGTGGAGCGCTACCACACCCTGGTCTCCACATCACAGCAGGAGACAG CCCATCAACAACATGGACTTTGTTTCTACGCTTCAAAAGGAATGATTGTTTATAGAGCAGAACTATGTCCCGAAAACACTACAGATCCAGCCTCAGAACACTTAT GCAGTTACCCACGACTGATATTACAGTTTGAACTGAGGAGAAATGTCCTTTACTTCATTTTGGAGACCTATGTGCCCTCCACTCTGCTTGTCATGTTGTCTTGGGTTTCTTTTTGGATCACACTGGACTCAGTGCCTGCAAGAACCTGCATTG GAGTTACAACAGTGCTTTCTATGACAACTCTGATGATCGGCTCACGAAGCTCACTTTCAAAAACCAACTGTTTCATTAAGGCCATTGATGTTTATCTTGGCATCTGCTTCAGCTTCATCTTTGGCGCCCTTGTGGAATATGCAGTGGCTCACTACAGCTCATCACAGAAGTGTGCAGCTAAAGTACCAGAAGAG GGGCCTGCAAATGAGCTGactgaagaaatggaagaagttAACATCACCAATATCCTCAACAATTCCATCACCAGCTATAAACAGAAAATCAGCTTCACAAGCATTGAGATTTCCAGCAATAATGTTAACTGCAGTGACTTGACCATGAAAAGTCATGAGAAAATCAAGTGTGTCTTGAGAAACAAAATGCACAGGATTATTGGTTATTTCACAATTCAGAATCCTGGCAATGTGGACCACTACTCCaaattgcttttccctttgtttttcatggTGGTCAATGTGTTTTATTGGGCTTATTATCTATACTTTTAG